A single window of Psychrobacter raelei DNA harbors:
- a CDS encoding DIP1984 family protein, producing the protein MKLAEALLIRSDLQKKLAQLNARIANNVKVQEGDTPNEAPEELLVEANQVISELSNLIERIHRTNAIATTEQGQSMLSLLAQRDMLQMRHKLLVEAIAAASNEVDRYSPREIKWRVMISVSALQKQADDLAMKLRNLNLIIQASNWQIDLVQE; encoded by the coding sequence ATGAAACTTGCCGAAGCCTTACTTATTCGCAGTGACTTACAAAAAAAACTGGCTCAGCTTAACGCCAGAATTGCCAATAATGTCAAAGTACAAGAAGGAGACACTCCCAATGAAGCACCTGAAGAGTTGCTTGTCGAGGCCAATCAAGTCATAAGCGAGCTTTCCAATTTAATAGAGCGCATTCATCGCACTAATGCCATTGCCACCACTGAACAAGGTCAGTCCATGCTAAGCCTATTGGCACAGCGCGATATGCTGCAGATGCGTCACAAGTTGCTTGTCGAGGCCATAGCAGCCGCCAGTAATGAGGTGGACCGCTATAGCCCGCGCGAAATCAAATGGCGGGTTATGATTTCAGTATCCGCACTTCAAAAACAAGCAGATGACTTAGCAATGAAGCTGCGTAACTTAAATCTAATCATTCAAGCCAGCAATTGGCAAATCGACTTAGTACAAGAGTAA
- a CDS encoding 3-oxoacyl-ACP reductase yields the protein MSDRYGEFVQSPLGKKVAKNLGLPLPTKLDRFEPGEKVVRGSVLFGSASGDDSRLSDAIAQVLNSLHADVYVAGDDAHKDVLSGAGVEAKDSEGHTEKYKVLVFDASNIAHAPDLKEMYDFFHPVARQVEKSGRVIIIGRPPEECDRIGKTLSQRALEGFVKSVGKEFKNGITAQLIYVSEGEEANLDSTLRFFMSARSAYVSGQVVRVGAGSVVDVDWSKPLAGKTVLVTGASRGIGESMSRVLARDGAHVICLDVPQQQADLQKVAGEIGGSTLALDITADDAGEKIAEAAAKRNGLDAIIHNAGITRDKTLAKMDDKQWDMVININLQSIAMINDYLFDNDVLNENARIVCVSSISGIAGNLGQTNYATSKAGVIGLVQATAKKLKAEGRGITINAVAPGFIETQMTAAIPLTIREAGRRMNSMSQGGLPIDVAETTAWLAAPASGGVNGNIVRVCGQSLLGA from the coding sequence ATGTCAGATCGCTATGGAGAGTTTGTACAGTCACCGCTAGGAAAAAAAGTGGCTAAAAATTTAGGACTGCCTTTACCGACTAAACTAGATCGTTTTGAGCCGGGTGAAAAAGTCGTCCGTGGTAGCGTATTATTTGGCTCAGCCTCAGGAGACGATAGCCGTCTAAGTGATGCCATCGCCCAAGTGTTAAATTCACTACATGCTGACGTATACGTTGCTGGCGATGATGCACACAAAGACGTTTTGTCAGGCGCAGGTGTAGAAGCCAAAGACAGCGAAGGGCACACTGAAAAATATAAAGTATTGGTTTTTGATGCCAGTAACATTGCTCATGCCCCTGACTTAAAAGAGATGTATGACTTTTTCCATCCTGTGGCACGTCAAGTTGAAAAATCAGGCCGTGTGATCATTATTGGTCGTCCACCAGAAGAGTGCGACCGTATTGGCAAAACATTATCACAGCGCGCCCTAGAAGGCTTTGTAAAGTCTGTCGGTAAAGAGTTCAAAAACGGTATTACCGCGCAGCTTATTTATGTGAGTGAAGGTGAAGAGGCGAATTTAGACTCAACGCTACGCTTCTTTATGTCGGCACGCTCTGCTTATGTTTCAGGTCAAGTGGTTCGTGTGGGTGCAGGCAGTGTGGTCGATGTAGATTGGTCTAAGCCACTGGCTGGCAAGACGGTACTTGTGACCGGCGCAAGCCGTGGTATTGGTGAGTCTATGTCACGCGTATTGGCGCGTGATGGCGCACATGTTATTTGTTTAGATGTGCCGCAGCAGCAAGCCGATTTACAAAAAGTGGCTGGCGAAATTGGTGGCTCAACCCTCGCTCTAGATATCACAGCTGATGATGCTGGCGAGAAGATTGCAGAAGCTGCAGCCAAACGTAATGGTCTAGATGCCATTATTCATAACGCAGGGATAACCCGTGATAAGACACTGGCTAAGATGGATGACAAGCAGTGGGATATGGTGATCAACATCAATTTGCAAAGTATCGCCATGATTAACGATTACCTATTTGATAATGATGTATTGAATGAAAATGCACGTATCGTCTGTGTATCATCAATCTCAGGTATCGCCGGTAACCTAGGTCAAACTAACTATGCCACCTCGAAAGCGGGCGTAATCGGCTTGGTTCAAGCCACCGCTAAGAAGCTAAAAGCTGAAGGTAGAGGCATCACTATTAATGCAGTCGCACCTGGCTTTATCGAAACCCAAATGACAGCCGCCATTCCCTTGACTATCCGTGAAGCGGGCCGTCGTATGAACTCTATGAGTCAAGGTGGTCTACCCATTGATGTGGCAGAAACCACTGCTTGGTTGGCAGCACCTGCTTCAGGCGGCGTAAATGGCAACATCGTACGTGTCTGTGGCCAAAGTCTATTGGGCGCTTAA
- a CDS encoding beta-lactamase hydrolase domain-containing protein has product MSKDEATSENLSADTKDEGVSESAEISLEAALAPVLENAKFPNAQTVVSGKLSAEQVVKAAEAGIEHIINLQPESELSFDERAAVEAQGINYTHLPIAGAEDLKQVNLLEFDKALRTHHGKKTLIHCGSGNRVGACMALRAGWLRGRKMDTAMQQGKEHGLTGLEEEVRMRLLVPR; this is encoded by the coding sequence ATGTCAAAAGATGAGGCAACGTCCGAAAATTTATCTGCTGATACTAAGGATGAAGGTGTCAGTGAGTCTGCTGAGATATCACTTGAAGCTGCTTTAGCCCCAGTATTAGAAAATGCCAAATTCCCCAATGCTCAGACTGTGGTATCAGGCAAGCTGTCTGCTGAACAGGTAGTAAAAGCGGCTGAAGCGGGTATTGAGCATATCATAAACCTACAACCTGAGTCTGAGCTAAGCTTTGATGAGCGAGCGGCGGTAGAGGCTCAGGGCATCAACTATACTCACTTGCCCATTGCTGGCGCAGAGGACTTAAAACAAGTCAATTTATTAGAATTCGATAAAGCCCTGCGCACCCATCATGGCAAAAAAACCTTAATACACTGCGGCTCAGGCAATCGTGTCGGGGCTTGTATGGCGCTGCGAGCGGGCTGGTTAAGAGGTCGCAAGATGGACACTGCCATGCAGCAAGGCAAAGAACATGGGCTAACGGGGCTAGAAGAAGAGGTGCGTATGCGCTTATTGGTACCTCGCTGA
- a CDS encoding serine hydrolase, with protein sequence MDNLQNQLTQIMTQLQLEDAPVGGAVVVYHKGQLVAQASVGQATPRLSWNKDRLGLNFSTGKGVLVTLVHILVSNKILAYDQPISQYWPEFAANGKQQITLRQVLTHRSGLFNIQAITDFAPELTDWQLMLQRVEQMPPQATFNEQAESAYSALVSGWVIGGLIEKATNLSLNEALQQYLTEPLGISDSMYFGVPADKIGEVGTVASNFDDFDTVMGLVEADAINEDEADKAVKKRSAKPKLRSDSEATLAAYQSLPSYSCWQQLLGQKQSDAPLKTLQIANLYFDMSGVKMQDFKYALVPAGRSEFNYHTPESLMAKIPAANNVASADALAKMYAMLANKGIWQGKRLIDESVFDELSSVHVAGSDAIMPATHPQSMHWRLGYHRIFSRCQPAENLQYAFGHMGYNGSMAWCDTQKQLAVAYVHNYDVTMTTDIRQFALIEAILAHFSKSID encoded by the coding sequence ATGGATAACTTGCAAAACCAACTGACCCAAATCATGACCCAGCTACAGCTTGAAGATGCCCCTGTTGGCGGCGCTGTGGTGGTCTATCATAAAGGGCAGCTTGTGGCCCAGGCTTCTGTGGGACAAGCGACCCCGCGTTTAAGCTGGAACAAAGACAGATTGGGGCTGAATTTTTCGACTGGGAAAGGCGTATTGGTAACTTTAGTCCATATCTTAGTCTCTAATAAGATTTTGGCTTATGATCAGCCCATTAGCCAGTACTGGCCTGAATTTGCCGCCAATGGCAAGCAACAAATTACCTTGAGACAAGTGCTGACTCACCGCTCAGGACTGTTTAATATTCAAGCCATTACTGACTTTGCCCCAGAGCTGACAGATTGGCAACTGATGCTGCAGCGTGTTGAGCAGATGCCGCCCCAAGCCACCTTTAATGAGCAGGCCGAAAGTGCCTATAGTGCTTTAGTCTCGGGATGGGTGATAGGGGGCTTAATCGAGAAAGCCACTAACTTGTCTCTAAATGAAGCCTTACAGCAGTATTTGACTGAGCCCTTAGGTATCAGTGACAGTATGTATTTTGGGGTGCCGGCCGATAAGATTGGTGAGGTGGGTACGGTGGCTAGCAACTTTGACGACTTTGATACGGTGATGGGCTTAGTAGAAGCTGACGCTATCAATGAAGATGAGGCTGACAAAGCTGTCAAAAAAAGAAGTGCTAAACCCAAGCTGCGCTCTGATTCAGAGGCTACCTTGGCCGCTTATCAAAGCTTGCCAAGCTACAGCTGCTGGCAGCAGCTACTGGGTCAAAAGCAGTCTGATGCACCGCTTAAAACCTTGCAGATTGCCAATTTATACTTTGATATGAGTGGCGTTAAGATGCAAGACTTCAAGTATGCGTTGGTGCCGGCCGGCCGCTCTGAATTTAATTATCATACCCCTGAATCTTTGATGGCAAAAATACCGGCGGCCAATAATGTGGCTTCAGCCGACGCCTTGGCTAAGATGTACGCCATGCTTGCCAATAAAGGGATTTGGCAAGGCAAACGGTTGATTGATGAGTCGGTGTTTGATGAGTTATCGAGTGTTCATGTGGCAGGCAGTGATGCGATTATGCCGGCCACTCATCCTCAAAGCATGCATTGGCGCCTAGGGTATCACCGTATATTTAGCCGCTGTCAGCCTGCTGAGAATCTGCAGTATGCTTTCGGCCATATGGGTTACAACGGCTCTATGGCTTGGTGTGATACCCAAAAACAGCTGGCGGTGGCCTATGTGCACAATTATGATGTTACTATGACCACTGACATTCGTCAGTTCGCTTTAATTGAGGCTATTTTGGCGCACTTTAGCAAGTCAATTGATTAA
- a CDS encoding acetyl-CoA C-acetyltransferase, which yields MSNSNQSNKSADKSSAVTSTVVNKAGESLLNDTNNAAPTKDSNTTSDFSKLQQEVVSTSKTEADTVISEDRAAKQKIIAEAKAQAQQEDNLSQIDEPAQEATQVKDNKADDAQTQKESNQTESKQAQKQATKSTAEAPKQEASDNTNQTQKQSGDKPANQSPADKSKTNKESSMSDNSKTSNLPRRVAILGGNRIPFARSNGPYADASNIDMLSAALNGLVERYELQGERVGEVVAGAVLKLSRDLNLTRESALNTALDPQTPAYDVSQACGTGLQATFAASNKIALGIIDSAITGGVDTTSDAPIAVGDGLRKALIKLGAARNNKQRLSALTSINPKELIDAPQNGEPRTGLSMGDHQAITALEWNISREAQDELAVKSHQNLARAYEEGFFDDLITPYKGLTRDNNLRPDSSLEKLATLKPVFGKRNANPTMTAANSTPLTDGASCVLLGTDEWAEAHGLKPLAYIVHQETAAVDFIGKNGPKEGLLMAPAYAVPRMLARAGLTLQDFDFYEIHEAFASQVLSTLAAWEDETFCKERLGLDAPLGSIDRSKLNVNGSSLAAGHPFAATGGRILATAAKLLDQKGSGRALISICAAGGQGVTCILEK from the coding sequence ATGAGTAATTCTAATCAATCAAATAAATCTGCTGACAAATCCTCTGCGGTGACATCCACTGTGGTGAACAAAGCGGGTGAGTCATTACTAAACGATACTAACAATGCCGCCCCGACCAAAGACTCAAACACCACATCAGACTTCTCAAAATTACAGCAAGAAGTCGTCTCCACCTCAAAAACTGAGGCAGATACCGTCATCAGCGAAGATCGCGCTGCCAAACAAAAGATTATTGCCGAAGCCAAAGCACAAGCACAACAAGAAGACAATCTGTCTCAAATCGATGAGCCTGCGCAAGAAGCCACACAAGTTAAAGACAATAAAGCTGACGACGCTCAAACTCAAAAAGAGTCTAATCAAACTGAATCTAAACAAGCGCAAAAACAAGCCACCAAATCTACTGCTGAAGCGCCCAAGCAAGAAGCTTCAGACAACACCAATCAAACCCAAAAACAGTCTGGTGATAAGCCCGCTAACCAATCACCTGCTGATAAGTCAAAAACCAACAAGGAAAGCTCAATGTCAGACAATTCAAAAACCTCGAATCTTCCTCGCCGCGTCGCTATTTTAGGCGGTAACCGTATTCCATTTGCACGCTCTAATGGTCCCTATGCTGACGCCAGCAACATTGACATGTTAAGCGCCGCTTTAAACGGTCTGGTTGAGCGTTATGAATTACAAGGTGAGCGTGTTGGTGAAGTCGTGGCCGGTGCGGTATTAAAACTAAGCCGTGACTTAAACCTAACCCGTGAGTCAGCGCTTAATACCGCTCTTGACCCACAAACGCCTGCCTATGATGTCTCTCAAGCCTGTGGCACTGGTTTACAAGCCACTTTTGCTGCCAGCAATAAAATTGCTCTAGGCATTATCGATTCGGCCATTACTGGTGGTGTGGACACCACTTCAGATGCCCCTATTGCTGTGGGTGATGGTCTACGCAAAGCCTTAATCAAACTGGGCGCCGCTCGCAATAACAAACAGCGCCTAAGCGCCCTAACCAGCATCAATCCAAAAGAGCTTATCGATGCGCCGCAAAATGGTGAGCCACGTACCGGTCTATCTATGGGCGATCACCAGGCCATTACCGCTTTAGAATGGAACATCAGCCGTGAAGCACAAGATGAGTTGGCAGTAAAAAGCCATCAAAACCTAGCCCGTGCCTATGAAGAGGGCTTCTTTGATGACCTAATTACCCCATACAAGGGCTTAACCCGTGATAACAACTTACGTCCAGACTCTTCACTAGAAAAATTAGCAACGCTAAAACCTGTATTTGGTAAACGTAACGCTAACCCAACCATGACAGCAGCCAACTCTACCCCTCTAACCGATGGTGCTTCTTGTGTCCTACTGGGTACAGATGAGTGGGCTGAAGCTCATGGCCTAAAACCACTGGCTTATATTGTCCATCAAGAAACTGCTGCTGTTGATTTTATTGGCAAAAATGGCCCTAAAGAAGGTCTGTTAATGGCACCTGCTTACGCTGTACCTCGTATGCTTGCACGCGCCGGCCTAACTTTACAAGACTTTGACTTCTATGAAATCCATGAAGCCTTCGCCTCACAAGTACTGTCGACTCTAGCCGCCTGGGAAGATGAGACTTTCTGTAAGGAGCGTTTGGGTCTTGATGCCCCACTAGGGTCTATTGACCGCAGTAAACTAAACGTTAATGGCTCATCACTGGCTGCAGGCCATCCATTTGCAGCAACCGGTGGTCGTATCCTAGCCACTGCTGCTAAGCTACTGGATCAAAAAGGATCAGGCCGTGCACTGATTTCAATCTGTGCAGCAGGTGGTCAAGGTGTCACTTGTATTTTAGAAAAATAA
- a CDS encoding MaoC family dehydratase: MTAREFKSLPEASKTYTKILKSLLPVIGKSHKEEQQALPEASYKVGELIIDQSNLQDYRRICGFADNGQVPPTYFAVLSQTLQMNMMVDEAFPFAMLGLVHVTNSVTQYRRIADTEVVTMEVSFANLRDHDKGKQFDFVTQVHSADELVWEGTSTYLSRQKTKGGSPTKKPKVVSETLEAQQNDIHSIFAVPEDIGRRYAMVSGDFNLIHLHAVTAKAFGFPKAIAHGMWSKAKCLSFMDLPEAYSVDVTFKLPIFLPSEVELIGDNADNLKDSEQVVFNLYNAKNKRPHLTGVIKKL, from the coding sequence ATGACAGCCCGTGAATTCAAGAGCTTGCCTGAAGCCAGTAAAACCTATACCAAAATACTAAAATCATTATTACCGGTCATAGGAAAGAGCCATAAGGAAGAACAACAAGCTCTACCAGAAGCCAGCTACAAGGTCGGTGAGTTAATCATTGATCAGTCAAATCTACAAGATTACCGCCGCATTTGTGGCTTTGCCGACAATGGTCAAGTACCGCCCACTTACTTTGCGGTTTTATCTCAAACCTTGCAGATGAACATGATGGTTGATGAAGCCTTCCCATTTGCTATGCTAGGGCTAGTACACGTCACCAACTCAGTGACTCAATATCGCCGCATTGCTGATACCGAAGTGGTCACTATGGAAGTGAGCTTTGCCAATTTACGTGATCATGACAAAGGCAAGCAGTTTGACTTTGTTACCCAAGTTCACAGCGCAGATGAGCTGGTTTGGGAAGGCACCTCTACTTATCTATCCCGCCAAAAGACCAAGGGCGGTAGTCCGACCAAAAAACCAAAGGTCGTGAGCGAAACGCTTGAGGCTCAGCAAAACGATATTCACAGTATCTTTGCCGTGCCAGAAGATATCGGTCGCCGTTATGCTATGGTTTCAGGGGATTTTAACTTAATTCATTTGCATGCTGTGACCGCGAAAGCTTTTGGCTTTCCGAAAGCCATTGCACATGGGATGTGGTCAAAAGCTAAATGCTTAAGCTTTATGGATCTGCCAGAAGCTTATAGTGTGGATGTTACCTTTAAGCTGCCTATCTTCTTGCCATCAGAAGTTGAGCTTATTGGCGACAATGCAGACAACCTAAAAGACTCAGAGCAGGTTGTATTTAATCTATACAATGCTAAAAATAAAAGACCCCATTTAACCGGTGTTATCAAGAAACTGTAA
- a CDS encoding DUF4298 domain-containing protein, producing the protein MENYDAQALQKKYEHWHDLHQQIHEAQEKWREASALLSELQTYYQSEQWRRDYENNVAVECADNVHSILSEDALWSALTDHQEQAIRWMRLGLDAIDH; encoded by the coding sequence ATGGAAAATTATGATGCACAAGCACTACAGAAAAAATATGAGCATTGGCATGATTTGCATCAGCAGATACATGAAGCTCAGGAGAAATGGCGAGAAGCCAGTGCCTTATTGTCTGAATTGCAAACGTATTACCAAAGTGAGCAGTGGCGAAGAGATTATGAAAACAACGTCGCTGTTGAGTGTGCAGATAATGTGCACTCTATCCTCAGCGAAGATGCGCTATGGAGTGCATTAACTGACCATCAAGAGCAGGCCATTCGTTGGATGCGGCTGGGATTAGATGCTATAGACCATTAG
- the kdsB gene encoding 3-deoxy-manno-octulosonate cytidylyltransferase, with protein MTLVSDLALPKPKVHIVIPARFKSTRLPGKPLLEIHGKPMILWVAQKASQATFADDLCIATDDERIAVVCQQAGYEVVMTDAHHASGTDRLSEVAQKKGWDAEDIVVNMQGDEPLVPPQLLEQVKDLLVNKPDCVMATLYELILDYQEFMRPSVVKVVTDNLKHALYFSRAPIPCDRDHAMAMVQQPEGLHQPPLTVPKQAYRHLGIYAYRVKLLQDFVHWSPGILESLESLEQLRVLENGGKIAIEAASVQLPPGVDLQEDLDRLNALPISELQ; from the coding sequence ATGACCTTAGTATCTGACTTAGCCCTCCCAAAGCCAAAAGTACATATTGTAATTCCAGCCCGCTTTAAGAGCACCCGTTTGCCCGGTAAGCCGCTATTAGAGATTCATGGTAAACCTATGATTCTTTGGGTGGCACAAAAAGCCAGTCAAGCTACCTTTGCGGATGACTTGTGTATTGCCACTGATGATGAGCGCATTGCAGTAGTATGCCAGCAAGCTGGTTATGAGGTAGTGATGACCGATGCCCATCATGCCTCAGGTACCGATAGACTCAGTGAGGTGGCACAAAAAAAAGGCTGGGACGCAGAGGATATCGTGGTCAATATGCAAGGTGATGAGCCTTTGGTGCCGCCACAGCTATTAGAGCAGGTCAAAGACTTGTTAGTAAATAAACCCGATTGCGTGATGGCCACCTTATATGAGCTTATCTTAGATTACCAAGAATTCATGCGTCCTTCGGTCGTCAAAGTGGTGACTGATAACTTAAAGCATGCCCTATACTTTAGTCGTGCGCCTATCCCTTGTGATAGAGATCACGCGATGGCGATGGTGCAGCAGCCTGAGGGATTGCATCAGCCACCGCTCACAGTGCCTAAGCAGGCTTACCGTCATCTAGGTATCTATGCGTATCGTGTAAAACTACTGCAAGACTTTGTGCACTGGTCGCCGGGCATCTTGGAGAGTTTAGAGAGCTTAGAGCAACTGCGGGTGCTTGAAAATGGAGGTAAAATTGCCATCGAAGCTGCCTCGGTTCAGCTGCCGCCAGGAGTAGATCTGCAAGAGGATTTAGACCGTCTTAACGCATTGCCGATTAGCGAGCTACAGTAA
- a CDS encoding DNA polymerase III subunit delta': MMSTEQPVYFAPVLPWQQTAWDNLIARYERLPHGLLFAGMQGIGKRAFVWRFVAWLLCDNREQPSSQQGACGQCQSCQWLASGTHPDLQVLPISSLPSLEVEAATATKGGKSNTKKASENEAAKALVKPSIKIDDIRELQPFISQGSSGRRVCVIDYADKMTVAAANALLKTLEEPREGIHLLLISDMPTKLLPTIRSRVQQVAMDPMAHEQVFAYLENHVSQHTQNPAQSDNAAPLSEQVAQALKLSNGAPLAALEMLSSAWYQQRGTWVKVWLALRAGKRSAIAASDYWQKQLSLDDFIKLSEFMLMDFSRQCLGMPTLQQDLALAQYQSITELQLESIQALMTVIEDVKIACQQNVNDKMAYDQLLAALALL; this comes from the coding sequence ATCATGAGCACTGAGCAGCCGGTCTATTTTGCCCCAGTATTACCTTGGCAGCAAACTGCTTGGGACAACTTGATAGCACGCTATGAGCGTCTACCGCATGGCTTGTTATTTGCTGGGATGCAGGGGATTGGTAAACGTGCTTTTGTATGGCGCTTTGTGGCTTGGCTACTTTGTGATAATCGTGAGCAGCCAAGCTCGCAGCAAGGCGCATGTGGTCAGTGTCAAAGCTGTCAATGGCTCGCCTCTGGGACGCATCCTGATTTGCAGGTGTTGCCCATCAGCAGTTTGCCAAGTTTAGAGGTGGAGGCCGCAACTGCAACCAAAGGCGGTAAATCCAATACCAAAAAAGCGTCTGAGAATGAGGCGGCTAAAGCTTTGGTAAAGCCGTCTATAAAGATTGATGACATTCGAGAGCTGCAGCCTTTTATTAGCCAGGGTAGTAGTGGACGCCGGGTTTGCGTTATTGATTATGCCGATAAGATGACAGTGGCTGCAGCCAATGCGCTGCTTAAAACCTTAGAGGAGCCGCGTGAGGGCATTCATTTGCTGCTGATTAGCGATATGCCTACCAAATTATTGCCCACCATCAGAAGTCGGGTGCAGCAAGTGGCGATGGATCCTATGGCGCATGAACAGGTTTTTGCTTATTTAGAGAATCATGTCTCACAACACACTCAAAACCCCGCTCAATCGGATAATGCAGCGCCTTTATCTGAGCAAGTGGCCCAAGCATTGAAGCTGTCTAATGGCGCGCCGCTGGCTGCCTTAGAGATGCTAAGCAGTGCTTGGTACCAGCAGCGTGGTACTTGGGTTAAGGTTTGGCTGGCACTCAGAGCCGGCAAGCGCAGTGCCATAGCGGCCAGTGATTATTGGCAAAAGCAGCTGTCTTTGGATGACTTTATTAAACTATCAGAATTTATGCTGATGGATTTTAGCCGTCAATGCTTAGGGATGCCCACCTTGCAGCAAGATTTGGCATTGGCGCAATATCAATCTATTACTGAGCTTCAGCTTGAGTCCATCCAAGCGTTAATGACTGTGATTGAGGATGTGAAAATAGCGTGTCAGCAAAACGTCAACGATAAAATGGCTTATGATCAATTATTGGCAGCGTTAGCCTTGTTATAA
- a CDS encoding cation:proton antiporter, whose translation MLENYNQFLLVCGIAFLFGALSPVFLKRLPLSLPMLQVSFGLLMGYFWSALPFLNPIANGEVVEKVCELVVLVSLVGAGIKIDTPLSYKHWRPTFRLLLITMPLCIAAMAALGYYIFGLSLAAAILLGAILAPTDPVLASSIQVGPPNSGNEDTPRFTLTSEAGLNDGLAFPFVYLAIKIAAYYGKANELSLSLLVDWLSVDVLWKVGAGVAVGVLVGKLLSKLVFSKSNKDTVMSQGYVVIAMTLLAYGVAEFVHAYGFISVFIAAFTFRHSEHTHDYHTALHDFSEQSEGLLMSLVLVVFGMALGQGLSSDVSLSWQVYATSLLFLFVVRPAAGWIGLAGLNLPNKERFVISSLGIRGIGSFYYLAYALNQDVFALDDATDLWIICSIVIIVSIFLHGIVAPRLIDDAKPSSTNKPA comes from the coding sequence ATGCTTGAAAACTACAATCAGTTTCTTCTAGTGTGTGGCATCGCCTTTTTGTTTGGTGCCCTATCCCCTGTTTTTTTAAAACGTCTGCCCTTATCTTTGCCGATGCTACAGGTAAGCTTTGGCTTACTCATGGGTTATTTTTGGTCTGCGCTCCCCTTTTTAAATCCTATCGCCAATGGTGAGGTGGTCGAAAAGGTATGTGAGCTTGTGGTACTGGTATCCTTAGTTGGTGCCGGTATAAAAATTGATACCCCGCTTAGCTATAAGCATTGGCGGCCCACCTTTCGGCTATTGCTCATCACCATGCCTTTATGTATCGCGGCAATGGCAGCGCTTGGCTATTATATTTTTGGCTTGAGCTTGGCGGCAGCTATCTTACTGGGTGCTATTTTGGCGCCGACAGACCCGGTATTGGCCTCTAGCATTCAAGTAGGCCCGCCTAACTCTGGTAATGAGGACACCCCGCGCTTTACCCTTACCTCTGAGGCGGGACTCAATGATGGTCTGGCCTTTCCTTTTGTCTATCTGGCAATAAAAATTGCGGCGTATTACGGTAAGGCAAATGAGCTGTCCTTGTCTCTTTTAGTCGACTGGCTTAGTGTAGATGTACTCTGGAAAGTCGGTGCTGGTGTCGCCGTTGGTGTCTTGGTTGGTAAGCTGCTTAGCAAGTTGGTTTTCTCAAAAAGCAATAAAGACACCGTTATGTCGCAAGGCTATGTGGTCATTGCGATGACGTTATTGGCTTATGGTGTGGCAGAATTTGTGCATGCCTACGGCTTTATCTCTGTGTTTATTGCTGCTTTCACCTTCCGTCACAGCGAGCACACTCATGATTATCATACCGCATTACATGACTTCTCTGAGCAATCAGAGGGGCTGCTTATGTCCTTGGTATTGGTGGTATTTGGGATGGCGTTGGGTCAAGGTTTAAGCTCAGATGTAAGCTTAAGCTGGCAAGTATATGCCACAAGCTTACTGTTCTTGTTCGTGGTAAGACCGGCTGCTGGGTGGATAGGACTGGCGGGGCTTAATTTGCCCAATAAGGAGCGTTTTGTCATCTCAAGCTTAGGCATCCGCGGTATCGGATCTTTTTATTACTTAGCCTATGCTCTAAATCAAGACGTCTTTGCACTCGATGATGCCACAGACTTATGGATTATCTGTAGCATCGTCATTATTGTCTCTATATTTTTGCACGGTATAGTGGCACCCAGACTTATTGATGACGCTAAACCTAGCAGCACTAATAAACCTGCCTAA